The stretch of DNA GGCGACCGAGGAGGCTCTTTCCAAGGAGATCCGGACTGCGCTCGAAGAGCTGGCCAAAGCACGCTCCTGCTATAGGGACAGTCGCCTGGAGGAGACAGTCGTTCAGTCCTACTTCGCCATGTACAGGAGCTGCAAGAGCCTGCTTCTCTCAGGCGGGTACAAGGACAGCAACCTCTACAGCCTCGTGGCCGGGATCACGAAGCTCTATGTGACCCCAGGTGCCCTCGATCCGGAGCTGGTCGACCTCCTCAAGATCGCCAAGGACCAGAAGGATCTCGTGCACGAAGGCGCCCGCTGCGGGCGTAAGGACACGGGAGTGATCCTGGCGGCCGCCGAGCGACTGCTCACCCGCGCCTGCGAGCTTCTGGCCTTGCCGGGCATCGCTCCGCCCGAGGCGGTCTCCGAAGGCGAGGCTCCCTAGCGTTTCCGCCCGGAACCCCAGGCCGGGTTGATGCGTAGGGAGGGGGGGCGGATCCGGGGGGACTGACCACGAGATGGGTTACGCGGACCTTCTTGCGACCGTCTACTTCCTTGTCGGAATCCTGACCACCCTTCTCGGCCTCGTCATCCTGCGTGAGAACACGGGGGCGAGGCTCAACCGTGTGACGGCGATGATGCTCTTCTTCGCGGGGGTGGGGGCGATTCTCGGGGCCGGCTCCATCCACGGCGTGCAGGCGCAGATGCGCGGTCCGGCCGCCTCCCCCCTGGTCGCGAACTTCGCCTACCTGTGGGAGTTCTTCTTCCCGACGCTCCTTCTCTTCGCCGCTTCCTTCCCGGAGGAAGCCCCCTGGCTGCGCAGGCACTCCGGGGGGGATGTCCTTGTCTTCCTTCCGCACACGATCCACTTCTGCCTGATGTTCACGGCGACGATCTGGGGGAGGGACTTCGGGCTCTCTCATCTGGGGGAGCGATTCTCTCTTCTCGGCGGACTCGCCGATGTGACAAGGGTGCTCCTTCGGCAGTTCTTCGCATGGCACCTGCATCTCTTCTCCCTCGTGAATCTCACCTACGTCGGCCTTTCGACATACATGATCGGGAGGAATCTCGGCGCTGCCAGGATGGTCGCCCTGCACAATCAGATCCGCGTGATCCTCGTCGGGATCGGGATCGGCGTTGCGCTCTACAGCTTGGGGGCTCCGCTGAATGTCCTCCTGGGCCTGCGCCTGGAGCGGGAGATCTCCGCGACGCTTCTCGTGGGCGCGCTGGCGATCTGGTCGGGAACCATCGGCTACGCGATCGTCAGGCATCGATTCCTGGATGCGCGCTGGATCGTCCGGCGGACCATCCTCTACGCGGTCGCCGCCGCGATCGTCGTCGGAGTCTACCTCCAGATCGCGCGTGAGCTGAGCCGGGCGATGCAGGGGCTGTTGCGCATTCCTCAGGAGATGCTCGATTGGGTGGCGCTCATGGTCCCGCTCGTGCTCTTCCAGCCGGTGATGGGCCGAATCGAGGAGGCGCTGGAAGCCCTCCTGATGCGTGGCCGCCGCGAGGTCCGCAACGTGCTCATGCGTCTCTCGCACGAGATGTCCTCGAACCTGAACTTCGAATCCTTCGCCAAGGGGCTCGTCGCGGAGCTCCCCGACGCCCTGATGGTCGGGGGGGCGGCGGTTCTCCTGCGGCGCCGGCCGGCGGGCGGCCGGGGCGGAGGCTACGCGGTGGCCGCAGAGCGGGGAATGGCGCGTGAGAGCCTCGACCTTCTGCTGCAGATCGCGGACACGCTGCCCGCCCCGGGCGGGGCCGTCGCCAGGCCCCTCACGATCCGCGAGTGGCTCGACGCGGCCGAGAGGATCGGCCGTGGCCGCAAGGAAGCGCGGGACGTTCTTCGGGCCGGCGGAGTCGAGCTGACCTATGACCTCATTCATGGGGGGGAGCGGCTCGGGATCCTCGCTCTCGGCCGCAAGCTCTCGGGCACCCGCTACAGCGGGGAGGAAGTCGGCATGCTGGCTTCTCTCGCGGTGCAGGCGGGCGTCGCCCTCAAGAACAGCCTCCTTCACCGGGAGAATCTCGACAAGGCCGTGCTCGAGGAGGAGATGGCGCTCGCCAGGCGGATCCAGCAGCGGTTCCTCCCTTCGCGATTCCCCTCGGACTTGCCGGTCGAGGTCTACGGCGTCAACATGCCGAGCAAGCAGGTCGGGGGCGACTACTTCGACTTCTTTCCGGTGACGGGAGGCTACGCCCTCGCGGTCGCGGATGTCTCCGGCAAGGGAGTGGGCGCCGCACTCCTGGCCAGCATGCTCCAGGCCTCGCTGCGCACC from Candidatus Eisenbacteria bacterium encodes:
- a CDS encoding PP2C family protein-serine/threonine phosphatase — translated: MGYADLLATVYFLVGILTTLLGLVILRENTGARLNRVTAMMLFFAGVGAILGAGSIHGVQAQMRGPAASPLVANFAYLWEFFFPTLLLFAASFPEEAPWLRRHSGGDVLVFLPHTIHFCLMFTATIWGRDFGLSHLGERFSLLGGLADVTRVLLRQFFAWHLHLFSLVNLTYVGLSTYMIGRNLGAARMVALHNQIRVILVGIGIGVALYSLGAPLNVLLGLRLEREISATLLVGALAIWSGTIGYAIVRHRFLDARWIVRRTILYAVAAAIVVGVYLQIARELSRAMQGLLRIPQEMLDWVALMVPLVLFQPVMGRIEEALEALLMRGRREVRNVLMRLSHEMSSNLNFESFAKGLVAELPDALMVGGAAVLLRRRPAGGRGGGYAVAAERGMARESLDLLLQIADTLPAPGGAVARPLTIREWLDAAERIGRGRKEARDVLRAGGVELTYDLIHGGERLGILALGRKLSGTRYSGEEVGMLASLAVQAGVALKNSLLHRENLDKAVLEEEMALARRIQQRFLPSRFPSDLPVEVYGVNMPSKQVGGDYFDFFPVTGGYALAVADVSGKGVGAALLASMLQASLRTLMQNGTATGKVVERVNTMLCESTSSDQFVTLFLARLDVENLVLTYCNAGHNYPIHVRGLGGGEALGPSQLVLGVDERISYEEHRRALAKGDLVLLYTDGVTEARSPAGDEFGEERLTRLMGELPDRSAERIVASIRGEVLGFTQTEELQDDMTMLVLRVP